Proteins encoded by one window of Amaranthus tricolor cultivar Red isolate AtriRed21 chromosome 4, ASM2621246v1, whole genome shotgun sequence:
- the LOC130809718 gene encoding SCY1-like protein 2 A, translating into MSLNMKTLTQALAKTAAVIEKTVTTTVQEVTGPKPLQDYELIDQIGSAGPGLAWKLYSAKPRGSFASTTNTSQYSSVCVWLLDKRSLSEARTRTGLSKALEDAFLDVLRNDASRLVRIRHPGIVHVVQALDETKNAMAFVTEPLFASVANVLGVLHNVGNVPKELKSAMEMGLLEVKHGLLQVAESLEFLHNNARLVHRAISPESVLITANGAWKLGGFGFAISFDQASAGAQLFHYAEYDVEDSILPLQPSLNYTAPELVRSKELSVGHSSDIFSFGCLAYHLIARKPLLDCHNNLKMYMNTLNYLTSETFSSIPSEFVPDLQRMLSFNESLRPSALEFTGSPFFRDDTRLRALRFLDHLLERDNMQKSEFLKALTDMWKDFDPRVLRYKVLPPLCAELRNVVMQPMILPMVLTIAQSQDKEEFELSTLPALAPVLNSASGETLLLLMKHAELLINKSSHEDLVSRVLPTVVRAYDDSDPRIQEEVLKRTVPLTKLLDPQLVKQAIVTRVHGLALRTTVAAVRVNALLCLGELIHTLDKNAVLEVLQTIQRCTAVDRSQPTLMCTLAVANSILKQYGTEFVAEHVLPLLTPLLIAQQLNVQQFAKYMAFVKDILRKIEDKRGVSVSESGIHEVKSSPSLGSMTGLPKESNGTLPVSAVKKSASWDEDWPATRTSDASSQSYSTNASPPMKSVDETSSVLPSVSNSQMMNSCPSIDIEWPPRTSGVTSQTSSDEMQNHKASTASFDDIDPFADWPPRPNGSGISNSGISGLSTNKLGSSSNTGFSNNTAFQNNNMFSWATGTNFSEPLKQNQGVSGLNSLGFDTGLGSGQHLGVLKQNQGNSNSGNAKDLGSIFSSAKTDYCAPRLAPPPSTAVGRGRGRGRGAQGHSGVTSGARKSASEQPPLLDLL; encoded by the exons AAGAAGTAACGGGTCCCAAACCCTTACAAGACTATGAGTTAATCGATCAAATTGGATCAGCTGGTCCTGGTCTTGCTTGGAAGCTATACTCTGCTAAACCTCGTGGATCTTTTGCTTCTACTACTAATACTTCTCAGTATTCTTCAGTTTGTGTTTGGTTGCTTGATAAGCGATCTCTTTCTGAGGCTAGGACTCGGACTGGGTTATCCAAGGCATTGGAGGATGCATTTTTAGATGTACTTAGGAACGATGCGTCTCGATTGGTTAGAATTCGGCATCCTGGTATTGTTCATGTGGTGCAGGCATTGGATGAGACTAAGAATGCTATGGCTTTTGTTACTGAGCCTCTTTTTGCTTCTGTTGCTAATGTTCTTGGTGTTTTGCATAACGTTGGCAATGTTCCTAAGGAGCTTAAGAGTGCTATG GAAATGGGATTGTTGGAAGTCAAACATGGGTTGCTTCAGGTTGCGGAATCGTTGGAATTTCTTCATAATAATGCTCGTCTTGTCCACCGTGCTATTTCTCCTGAG AGTGTGTTGATTACTGCTAATGGAGCTTGGAAGCTTGGTGGTTTTGGTTTTGCAATATCTTTCGACCAGGCATCTGCTGGTGCACAGCTCTTCCACTATGCT GAATATGATGTGGAGGATTCCATATTGCCACTTCAACCATCTTTGAACTACACGGCCCCTGAGTTGGTTCGCAGTAAAGAATTGTCAGTTGGACACTCATCAGATATATTTAGTTTTGGATGCCTTGCCTATCACTTGATTGCTCGTAAACCTTTATTGGACTGCCACAACAATTTGAAGATG TACATGAATACATTGAACTATTTAACTAGTGAGACATTCTCATCCATCCCGTCAGAGTTTGTTCCAGACCTACAGAGGATGCTTTCATTTAATGAGTCCTTGAGGCCTTCAGCTTTGGAGTTCACAG GTTCACCTTTCTTCCGAGATGATACAAGGTTGCGAGCGCTCCGCTTTTTGGACCACTTGCTT GAGCGAGACAACATGCAGAAGTCTGAGTTTTTGAAAGCATTGACAGATATGTGGAAGGATTTTGATCCTAGAGTGTTGCGGTATAAG GTCCTTCCTCCTCTTTGTGCTGAATTGCGCAATGTGGTAATGCAACCAATGATATTGCCAATGGTATTGACAATAGCACAGTCCCAG GACAAAGAAGAATTTGAGCTATCAACATTGCCCGCCCTTGCTCCAGTCTTGAATTCTGCTTCTGGTGAAACATTGTTGTTGCTTATGAAGCATGCTGAGCTACTAATAAACAAG AGCAGCCATGAAGATCTAGTTTCACGTGTGCTTCCCACGGTTGTTCGAGCCTATGATGATTCTGATCCTCGAATACAAGAGGAAGTTTTGAAAAGAACAGTTCCACTTACAAAACTTCTGGATCCTCAG TTGGTAAAACAAGCGATAGTTACTCGTGTGCATGGCCTGGCTCTCAGGACCACTGTGGCTGCA GTGCGAGTGAATGCTTTGCTATGCTTAGGAGAGTTGATACATACACTTGATAAAAATGCTGTCCTGGAGGTATTGCAAACAATTCAACGTTGCACAGCAGTTGACCGTTCACAGCCTACTCTTATGTGTACACTTGCTGTCGCTAACTCCATTTTGAAGCAG TATGGAACAGAGTTTGTCGCAGAACATGTCCTCCCTCTACTCACTCCTCTTCTGATCGCTCAGCAATTAAATGTTCAGCAGTTTGCAAAATATATGGCCTTTGTAAAGGACATATTAAG GAAAATAGAGGACAAAAGAGGAGTATCTGTGTCAGAGTCTGGAATTCACGAGGTCAAATCATCTCCTTCTCTAGGATCTATGACGGGACTGCCTAAAGAATCAAATGGAACCCTTCCAGTATCAGCTGTAAAGAAGAGTGCTTCATGGGATGAAGACTGGCCTGCCACAAGAACTTCAGACGCATCTAGCCAATCTTATTCAACAAATGCATCACCTCCAATGAAGTCTGTTGATGAAACTTCATCAGTATTGCCTTCTGTCTCTAATTCGCAAATGATGAATTCTTGTCCATCAATTGATATTGAGTGGCCACCTCGTACATCTGGTGTAACCTCTCAAACAAGTAGTGATGAGATGCAAAATCATAAGGCATCCACTGCAAGCTTTGATGACATAGATCCCTTCGCTGATTGGCCTCCACGACCTAATGGTTCTGGAATCTCAAACAGTGGAATTTCAGGGCTATCAACTAACAAGCTTGGGTCCAGTTCTAACACGGGTTTCTCAAACAATACAGCTTTCCAGAACAATAACATGTTTAGCTGGGCTACCGGTACAAATTTTTCCGAGCCATTAAAACAAAATCAGGGAGTTTCAGGATTGAACAGCTTGGGTTTTGATACTGGACTAGGAAGCGGGCAGCATTTAGGCGTTCTGAAGCAGAATCAAGGGAACTCTAATTCAGGGAATGCGAAAGATCTCGGTTCCATTTTCTCATCCGCCAAAACTGACTACTGTGCGCCTAGATTAGCTCCACCGCCTTCCACTGCTGTTGGGAGAGGTAGGGGCAGAGGCAGAGGAGCTCAAGGTCACTCTGGAGTGACTTCAGGTGCACGCAAGTCAGCTTCTGAGCAGCCACCGCTGTTGGATTTGCTTTAG